In Anoplopoma fimbria isolate UVic2021 breed Golden Eagle Sablefish chromosome 12, Afim_UVic_2022, whole genome shotgun sequence, one DNA window encodes the following:
- the LOC129099783 gene encoding transcriptional regulator QRICH1-like, with translation MNNLDGSGSYEELVRQKARSIPQHRMKEFLESLASKGPDALQEFSQQDGDTTTTTTTMVYQQEANCIYTDSTEVAGSLLELACPVQVQVQQQQIQETQQQSVQQNQEQQIVQVQIQGQQQGQMLGQVLQVPSGPHQHLQGVTTAQLIQPGDLTEEQHQQLQAQLVAAVAGGQQIQIQTVGALSPTQQQDNIERRILGTTVATSQGGGVLQPAKKRKVDMPITVSYALPGQQVATVLAIPQGQGQQQSYVSLRPDLLTVDSSHLYSATGTITSPTGETWTIPVYSAPAGSGGREQVTHIAIPQEAYGTVQVSGPNTTTMTTMPTQVTVENDKMKSQSQTAQAVSSITSSGGMGGQEEVVHTLSANTLFPAQLMNGNIHIPVAVQGYSNTTQSLIWDPQQQVLHTQGLSGQDAQQLQVLTQGHTVVAEVDGQQQVQVQELLLPATLKPEEGLEVWRLWAQRKNAELEKSDTNKLAPIGRRQVLRFQEDLVSCAVAELCMGLSLMTTEARGLEEESYEADVLYYVFLCIQKYLFDNGRVDDVFSDQYYTRFAHSLHQILEPWRSSIHPLGYIIPSHVTEEMLWEGKQLGAHSPSTLLTTLMFFNTKYFHLKTVEQHLKVAFSKVLRHTRKSPNNPKDKSTSIRYLKSTERFIGQKVTDDMYSEQLEDPENPLRCPIKLYDFYLFKCPQSAKGRNDTFYLTPEPVVAPNSPIWYSTQPISKEQLEQMLARILVIREIQDAINMLESVH, from the exons CGGAGCATCCCTCAGCATCGCATGAAGGAGTTCCTGGAGTCCTTGGCCAGCAAGGGTCCAGATGCCCTGCAGGAGTTCAGCCAGCAAGACGGAGATACCacgaccaccaccaccactatgGTCTACCAACAGGAGGCCAACTGCATCTACACAGACAGCACAGAGGTGGCCGGGTCATTGTTGGAGCTGGCTTGTCCG GTTCAGGTGCAGGTCCAGCAGCAACAGATACAGGAGACTCAGCAGCAGTCTGTACAACAGAATCAAGAGCAACAGATTGTGCAG GTGCAGATTCAGGGCCAGCAGCAAGGTCAAATGCTGGGTCAGGTCCTCCAAGTGCCCTCTGGCCCCCATCAACACCTTCAAGGTGTGACCACTGCACAGCTGATTCAGCCTGGGGATCTTACTGAGGAGCAGCATCAACAG CTGCAAGCCCAGTTGGTGGCAGCCGTTGCAGGAGGACAACAGATCCAAATCCAGACAGTGGGGGCCCTGTCACCCACCCAGCAGCAGGACAATATTGAGAGGAGAATACTGGGAACCACTGTTGCCACCTCACAGGGGGGAGGTGTCCTCCAGCCAGCCAAAAAGCGTAAGGTTGACATGCCCATCACTGTGTCCTACGCCCTGCCTGGTCAGCAAGTAGCCACGGTTCTGGCTATCCCCCAGGGTCAGGGCCAGCAGCAGAGTTACGTGTCCCTGCGGCCGGACCTCCTAACTGTGGACAGCTCCCACCTTTACAGTGCTACAGGCACCATCACCAGTCCCACAGGGGAGACCTGGACAATCCCTGTTTACTCTGCTCCTGCCGGCTCCGGAGGCCGTGAGCAGGTCACACACATTGCCATCCCCCAGGAAGCCTATGGAACAGTGCAGGTTTCGGGGCCAAACACTACAACAATGACCACAATGCCAACGCAAGTTACTGTCGAAAATGACAAgatgaaaagtcaaagtcagACAGCGCAGGCCGTTTCCAGCATCACAAGCTCCGGGGGAATGGGAGGCCAGGAAGAAGTGGTACACACGCTGTCTGCAAACACGCTGTTCCCTGCACAGCTGATGAATGGAAACATCCACATCCCAGTAGCAGTACAGGGCTACTCCAACACTACACAGTCCCTCATCTGGGATCCACAGCAGCAGGTGCTGCACACACAAGGACTGTCTGGGCAGGATGCACAGCAGCTGCAGGTGCTAACACAG ggTCATACAGTGGTAGCAGAGGTTGATGGCCAGCAACAGGTTCAAgtgcaggagctgctgctgccggcCACTCTGAAGCCAGAGGAGGGGCTGGAAGTGTGGCGGCTTTGGGCTCAGCGGAAAAATGCAGAGTTGGAAAaatcagacacaaacaaactagcCCCAATTGGCC GACGCCAGGTGCTGCGTTTCCAGGAGGACTTGGTGTCGTGTGCGGTGGCTGAGCTCTGCATGGGTCTCTCTTTGATGACAACAGAAGCTCGAGGGTTGGAGGAGGAATCTTATGAGGCTGATGTTCTCTACTATGTATTTCTTTGCATACAAAAA TATCTGTTTGATAACGGTCGAGTGGACGACGTATTCTCAGATCAGTACTACACTCGCTTCGCTCACAGTTTGCACCAGATCCTGGAGCCTTGGAGATCGTCTATTCATCCGCTAG GTTATATTATCCCCAGTCATGTGACGGAGGAGATGCTGTGGGAAGGGAAACAGCTGGGAGCTCATTCTCCCTCCACGCTGCTCACAACTCTAATGTTCTTCAACACCAA GTATTTCCACCTGAAGACAGTGGAACAGCATCTAAAAGTGGCCTTTTCTAAGGTGCTGAGACACACGAGGAAGAGTCCCAACAACCCCAAAGACAAGAGCACCAGCATCCGATACCTGAAGTCAACAGAGAGGTTCATAGGGCAGAAAG tCACAGACGACATGTACTCGGAGCAGCTGGAGGACCCAGAGAACCCGCTGCGATGTCCCATCAAGCTCTACGATTTCTACCtctttaaatg TCCGCAGAGCGCTAAAGGTCGCAATGACACCTTCTACCTGACTCCGGAGCCCGTGGTGGCTCCGAACAGCCCCATCTGGTACTCCACTCAACCCATCTCTAAAGAACAGCTGGAACAGATGCTCGCCCGCATCCTCGTCATCCGCGAGATCCAGGACGCTATAAACATGTTGGAGAGCGTGCACTAG
- the LOC129100376 gene encoding uncharacterized protein LOC129100376: MEPQQSKGSMVRHREHGDESVDKRPTDGLASPPDPKRLIRRVKSPTRPRAWLSNSYKPKFGGRFHRPHFQREDHSFYKPGFANQRYHHFNPHGYFHRRDHFQPKLHHIALKERERVNKERYEKRETGEGSSPPKQNNATRPFLPRSTSTRDKDMQFINDRNQNRERDHTRSKSKERERSRDGELPSTASQPATRDRAIQQKRREIDEVYYQECEMFGLVAKMLIAKDPTLEKSIQSALQENLRDIGKRCVEGMEKFIEEYDSREKSH; this comes from the exons atggaGCCACAGCAGAGCAAG GGCTCCATGGTGCGTCACAGGGAACACGGTGACGAGTCCGTGGACAAGAGGCCGACCGACGGCTTGGCGTCCCCACCC GATCCAAAGAGGCTGATCAGACGAGTGAAAAGTCCAACCAGGCCGAGGGCGTGGCTGTCCAATTCTTACAAGCCGAAGTTTGGAGGGCGATTCCACCGACCTCA TTTTCAAAGAGAGGACCACTCATTCTACAAACCGGGCTTCGCCAACCAGAGGTACCACCACTTCAACCCCCACGGTTACTTCCACCGGAGGGATCATTTCCAGCCCAAACTGCACCACATCGCGCTGAAGGAGAGGGAACGGGTGAATAAGGAGCGGTATGAAAAGAGGGAGACCGGCGAGGGAAGTTCacctccaaaacaaaacaacg CGACCAGACCTTTCTTACCCCGTTCCACTTCCACCAGAGACAAGGACATGCAGTTCATC aaCGACAGGAACCAAAACAGGGAGAGAGATCACACGAGGAGcaaaagcaaagagagagaacgaAGCAGAGACGGGGAGCTTCCTTCAACCGCCAGCCAGCCGGCAACACGAGACCGAGCCATccaacagaagaggagagagatagaTGAG GTGTACTATCAGGAATGTGAAATGTTCGGCCTTGTGGCGAAGATGCTGATAGCAAAGGATCCCACCCTGGAGAAGTCCATCCAGTCCGCCCTGCAGGAGAACCTCAGGGACATCGGCAAGCGCTGCGTGGAGGGCATGGAGAAATTCATAGAGGAATACGACTCCAGGGAGAAGTCTCACTAG